In Scylla paramamosain isolate STU-SP2022 chromosome 29, ASM3559412v1, whole genome shotgun sequence, a genomic segment contains:
- the LOC135115803 gene encoding uncharacterized protein LOC135115803, translating to MAKLLKPCRLDTDPSSPTAAKEWKHWHRTFQNFIEESGEAAPNKLRALVNCVSPSVYELIEDCVSYESAVAKLESVYVKLPSEIFGRHVLATRRQQSGESLDEFLRELHKLSKDCNFKAVTAEQYREELVHDAFINGIASAFIRQHLLENKSLNLEAAYSQARTLDLAQRNADAYTSSLPVHHAAALVPGQQELPSDDQQQQSTKEVEERRPPVDLTVAAAHVSKKKCNFCGNAFHITATDVTVNGHSLKALIDSCSSDSFISEKVAHKLKLTSSADIEEPSLFPNLPQQCKPIAVKSRHYCKDDQLFINDQISRLLSEGVIEPSISPWRAQVVVVKDPLDRHKKRLCIDYSQTINQYAELDAYPLPRIEDMRAMDKLVEDEDLKDTFPYLDNITVAGSTQDEYDENVKKFLEVARKRKLTLNESKSVMSVPIINLMDASLRSVDESLPFVVESDASEVAISAVLNQGGRPVAFMSRTLQGNDVKKVCATCKVCAQQKPQFHRSAQGVLIKATQPMERLSIYFKGPLPSTTNNKSSKHEPLTDQVELVDVNPMYASVKYPDGRESTVSIRDLAPSPESPTTPVHQDEAQGNIETPSSPKTQGVPPYNNHDSHSPTGPIELRRSTRVSKPPDRYGWD from the exons ATGGCTAAGTTACTTAAGCCATGCCGACTGGACACGGATCCCAGCTCTCCTACGGCGGCCAAGGAGTGGAAACACTGGCACCGCACGTTTCAAAACTTCAttgaggagagtggagaggccGCACCTAACAAGCTGAGGGCTCTAGTGAACTGTGTATCCCCGAGTGTGTATGAACTCATCGAAGACTGTGTTTCATATGAAAGTGCCGTTGCAAAACTGGAGAGTGTTTACGTCAAGTTACCAAGCGAGATTTTTGGAAGGCATGTTTTGGCAACCCGACGACAGCAGTCGGGCGAATCCCTTGATGAATTTTTGAGGGAGCTACATAAACTAAGCAAGGACTGTAACTTCAAGGCAGTCACAGCTGAACAATATCGGGAGGAGCTGGTACATGATGCGTTTATTAACGGTATTGCCTCTGCATTTATTCGTCAGCACCTGCTAGAAAATAAGTCCTTGAATCTGGAGGCGGCATACAGTCAAGCCCGTACATTGGACCTTGCCCAGCGGAATGCTGATGCATATACGTCTTCCTTGCCTGTTCATCATGCTGCTGCTTTAGTTCCAGGACAGCAGGAACTGCCCAGTGATGACCAACAACAGCAGTCAacgaaagaagtggaagaaagaagaccaCCTGTGGACTTGACTGTCGCTGCTGCACACGTATCTAAGAAGAAATGCAATTTTTGTGGTAATGCATTCCACATTACAG CTACAGACGTCACTGTCAATGGTCATTCATTGAAGGCACTAATCGACTCATGCAGTTCGGATAGCTTCATAAGTGAGAAAGTGGCACATAAATTAAAGCTGACTAGTTCCG CTGATATTGAGGAGCCTTCACTGTTTCCGAACTTGCCTCAACAATGTAAACCAATTGCAGTTAAATCCAGACATTATTGCAAAGATGACCAGTTATTTATAAATGACCAGATATCACGCTTGCTGTCTGAAGGCGTCATTGAGCCAAGCATATCCCCATGGAGAGCACAGGTCGTAGTTGTGAAAGATCCACTTGACAGGCACAAAAAGAGACTTTGTATTGATTATTCTCAAACCATCAACCAATACGCAGAACTAGATGCATATCCCCTCCCGAGGATAGAGGACATG AGAGCTATGGATAAATTAGTTGAAGATGAGGATCTTAAAGATACTTTCCCATATCTCGATAATATTACTGTAGCTGGATCAACTCAGGATGAGTATGATGAAAATGTTAAGAAGTTCTTGGAGGTTGCTCGAAAACGGAAGCTCACCCTCAATGAATCTAAATCAGTTATGTCTGTGCCTATAATCAAT CTTATGGATGCTTCTCTAAGATCTGTGGATGAGAGCCTTCCATTTGTTGTGGAGAGTGATGCTTCGGAGGTCGCTATCTCAGCAGTCTTAAACCAGGGTGGCCGGCCAGTAGCTTTTATGTCAAGAACGCTTCAGGGAA ATGATGTGAAAAAGGTGTGTGCTACTTGTAAGGTCTGTGCACAGCAAAAACCACAATTCCATCGTTCAGCACAAGGGGTCCTCATTAAAGCCACACAGCCGATGGAACGCCTTAGCATTTACTTCAAAGGACCTTTGCCTTCCACCACAAACAATAA GTCTAGCAAACACGAACCATTAACTGATCAGGTAGAACTTGTTGATGTGAACCCAATGTATGCAAGTGTCAAATATCCAGATGGCCGCGAGTCAACCGTGTCTATCCGTGACTTAGCTCCAAGTCCTGAGAGTCCGACGACTCCTGTGCACCAGGATGAAGCACAAGGAAATATAGAGACCCCAAGTTCACCCAAAACCCAAGGTGTACCACCTTACAATAATCATGATTCCCATTCACCGACTGGGCCCATTGAGTTAAGGAGGTCGACTCGTGTGTCGAAGCCCCCCGATCGTTACGGATGGGATTAA